The Tissierellales bacterium nucleotide sequence ATTTATTACTTGAATCAATAAATAATTTCTTTTTATATATTACTATGAACAATATTTCCATCTATAATTACTGTCTTAGGTGATGTATAATAATCTAGTGGTTCTCCATCCCAAATTACTATATCTGCGTCTTTGCCTACTTCTATACTTCCTATTCTATCCCCAATGCCTACCATATTAGCTGCATTAATAGTCATAGCCTCCAGGCCTTTCTTTCTAGATAATCCTTTTTTATGCATCATTATAGTTTGCACCATAGCCATACTTATATCTACTGTAGGATGCCCTGTAGAAATACAAAAATCCAAACCATTCTCCTCCATTATTGATGCTATTATTGTATCTCTATTTCTTATTTCATGTTCTCTTTTCCCACCATAAGCAGGACCTACAACAAACTTCGTATTAAACTCTTGTAATTCCTCTGCTATTAAATAGGCTTCACTGCATTTATCTATTGTATAATTTAAATTAAATTCTTCACCTAATCTTATAGCTGTAACTATATCATAGGCTTGATGAGCTGTGAACTTCACTAGCATTCCATCATATATTCTCATTAAAGAATGT carries:
- a CDS encoding amidohydrolase family protein, which translates into the protein AIDAINPTDEGIKVARESGVTTVVSGPGNSNLIGGTFAAFKTYGKTIEEMAIEDEIGLKVTLGNSPKKTYGNKDMMPKTRMASAAMIREAFIKAKEYHRQYKLGNHPKFDIKLHSLMRIYDGMLVKFTAHQAYDIVTAIRLGEEFNLNYTIDKCSEAYLIAEELQEFNTKFVVGPAYGGKREHEIRNRDTIIASIMEENGLDFCISTGHPTVDISMAMVQTIMMHKKGLSRKKGLEAMTINAANMVGIGDRIGSIEVGKDADIVIWDGEPLDYYTSPKTVIIDGNIVHSNI